In Oryza sativa Japonica Group chromosome 1, ASM3414082v1, the genomic stretch ACTTGCACAATGCCAACCAAGCCAGCACCTGACCAAACTTCGGCTCAACCACAGCGAGGTAAACGCTGCAGTTCAGCGCCCAAATATGAGGCGGCGTCAGCAAGGCAGCCATCATGTGAACCCTTGAATGCCGACACGAGTGCTTCTACTCGCATCAAGGCTGACAAAGATATCGACACGATCATTCCTTGCGCTAGATATTGCCTGCAGGAGAAGGCCAGGCAATACAGCAGGCGAGTCAGCCTTAGGCAGGTGCCATGCTTCAGCAGGTCCAGAACAACGCTCAGTTTAGGAAGATTGGTCAGCAAGCCCACCGTAGCCTCCCGAGGTGCTGCTTTGAGTAACAGCACCAAGCAGTCTGATGCCAAATCGCTTATATGTGGATCTGAACTTCCAACTAGGTCGAGGAAAATGCCCATGTTGCCACCAAAGTCGCATATATCCATGACGCATGATTGTTGATCGACAGCAATGCTCATGCTGAAGGCACTATCAACAAGGAGTGCGGGCTCTTTGGAAAGGGCCACAATTTTGTCACTGCTGATGCCCCGGATAATGAATGCTCTGCAAAGTTCCAAGGTTGGTTCTAGAAAATCATCCATATCTTTTGCAGTCACAAACTCCAGCAGGTTCCCTATTCTTCTGACAACTTGAAGCTGAGAAAGAATGTCGGTGTCCATATCGGGAGCAGATGCCAATGCAAAGCAAAGCTTGACATTACTTACATTTGCATTAGACAAATCTCCTAGCAAAAATTCAAAGCACCGGGATACTGTTGCTTCATTGAGAATATCAGAAACCTTAACATAATCATGCTCCATCAGCATTACCAGAAGTTTCTGGGCATATATAGGTATTGGATCTTCATCCTCTGCAAATGATGGATACATGGGGAGAAAATACTTCTGAGAGATCTTTTCCAGGTCAGATACTGTTTGCTCATTAGACGTCAATGAAGAGTCACTGAAGATCACAATCATCACATCGGACAGTATCTTTAAACATAGGAATCTGGCATCACCATCTTTATTGCCCTTGTACAAGACGGATAAGCTTGGAAGGATTCGACTTGTGAATATTTTGTGTTCATTAAGTATAACAGAAGGCTCCTCCGTGGCTGCCTCAAGAACCCTCAATAGTGTCATTTGAAAATCATCCCGAGCCTGGATGTATAAGACACGTAAATAATCAGATAAGGTCAAGATATGTTAAAAAATACAGTAGTAATGCAAAACTGTTAAGGCAAGAGCCACAGCGCAGCATCAAAACAAAGGATGGGATTGATTTGACACTTAAGTGCAGTTACAAAATGAATGTGGTCGTCATGTTTTTTCATCATGGCATAACCGTGCGTGAAGTTCTTAGATCATACCTGAAATGGTGCTTCCAAAATTTTCATAAGATTTGCCAACTGAAGCAATACATGGCTCGTCACAACTCTGTGATTGAATGAAACACTCCCAAGAAGATGAAGGATAACAGGAAACAAATGAATTATGCTCTTTGGATGAGCTCGTCCAGTTAAAGCAGTAGCAGCTCCATGACGCTTGCCTCCCATAACCTGTTGTATATCACTAGAGACAGTGTCAAGGATGCCTGGGACCAATGAAGCAACCAACTGCACAAATGCTTCTGTGCATTGATGAATGAAGCCTTCCTTCTCCTTTCCCAATCTATCAACTGCTGATAGTAGTTTTGCATTGCAAAAGAAATGAGGAAGCCATCTTCGACTGTTCTTGCAAAGAAGAGCAACAAATAGAAGGGTTTTGCCACGCAGAACATCAGTTCCCTGTTCAATAAGAGAGATGAGTCCAGGAACCAACTGCTTCTCTTCTGTTAACGACTGAATGTAGCGGTTCATGGTTGGTATGATTTGGCTGTTAACTAGTGCTGAATTCAGAAGATTCAAACTGATCTGCTGCTCACGTGAATTGCCTTTAATGAGTGTGCATGCGATATCCTTGAAGGCCAGCCTCTCCAGTATTAAATGAATACAAGATGAGCTGAAGCGAGCTAAGCGTGCCAAACAAGATCCTGCAATAAGTCTTGTATTCTCCTGCTTACCAGTTGCTCTATAGATGTAGCACAGGTGACTGATTACATCTTGGGAAGCGAAACGTGAAGTCCAATCTGTCCCTTGGCTACAGATGTTATCAATGGTTCGTAAAGCATAAAGCTGGGCTAGATCATCTTCACCTTTACGCAAGATTGATGACACCAGCGCAATTACAGAACTTGGAACCTGCACAACTTGCAAAGTAAAATCATTAATAAAACACAATAATTAATGTCATAGTTGTGAATCAAGATAAAAGGATTCCtcacatgtatgtatatatatatgatatatatactACTTGACCAGTAAGATATGAAAGTAAAGGTCTCATTAATTCATTAACACTATTACATAGCTGACCTATATATGGTTCCACAAATACAAGAATATAGTCATTAAAAGGAAAGCAGGTTAAAACACTTGAAAGAAAATTGGTATGGAATTATGTCCCTTAAGTTCATCAGGCCCTTTGGAGAGGCAAAGTTCAACCTATAGGTGAGAGCAAGGTTATCAAGTTGCAGAAACAGAAATTGACAAAGAGATCCACCCTCAATTCATGGACATACAATCACTAAAACTAACGGATAGATGTAATTTGAATCACTCCTGATTAGGCTAGCCATTGAACAGGATTGGTATGTGGTTTTCTGTAAAATCATACAGGTTTGACTAACAATAAACATGTGCATAGACACAAAATCAAAGAAAAGagcatgtatataaacataaTTTAGTCCATATATTATAGTAATAGTTATGAAGGTGGGCAGTGTGATTATGTGGTTATGTGAAAAATTCAATAATGCAGTATATACTTTCAACTGAAAGAAGCttccacttctttttttttctaaaacgcAGAACTAAGCGTCATTCCattgagaagagagaaatatttacAAAGAAAGGGTCAAATGACCCTTCCCACGAAGAACACTTCCCAACAAGCGCCACACATAAGAGGCCAAAAGGAGCTTCCACTTCATAACATAAACAGTGAGCAAGGCACCTACGTTCCATGCAGGAATCAGATTGAATCAGTAAAAGCTCTTAGATATTTCTAGCACCAGTAACTTGCCATTGATCTTCTAACTGCAGGTTACTATATAAGATAGCCTAAGCATATGACCCAACAACATGCAGATAAATTACTAAGCATGCAGACATAACATACTCATCATTTTGAGTTTCTGACCTGCCAAGAAGCTGTGGCCCTGTTATCCTTCAAAGGGGATTCTTGGGCATTGATTTCTTTGGTATCTTGAT encodes the following:
- the LOC4326239 gene encoding serine/threonine-protein kinase RUNKEL, translated to MNNFHVYEAIGRGKHSTVYKGRKKKSIEYFAVKSVDKSQRSKVLNEVRMLHSLDHPNVLKFYSWYETSAHFWLILEYCVGGDLKGLLEQDKKLPENSIHDLAYDLVKALQFLHSQGIIYCDLKPSNVLLDESGCMKLCDFGLARRLKDIEKTNPGDVPQPLKGTPCYMAPELFQEGGVHSYASDFWALGCVLYECYSGRPPFVANEFTQLVKSIISDPTPPLPDNPSRSFQNLINCLLMKDPAERLQWSELCEHHFWRSRMSIIPLPPQPAFDNMVDLSATPYLVERNGDKPSRQSTPPKPRDGLRKKDENSAKVFTPVKNMLSGKKNNAKPSCKADGLKGVNILRMSRVAKRNLQREKDKENYRRHPTEASENDTEVKIENNDMELDFGENPEGDAPDDNDGSDNPGSAEDEKLSTQGTDGNEENCMSNQMDMLTDEGPVKAETMIKTEHNCSENLDVVATPPSICMRKAQRAKTTSGAAAGSEPSDISAAFWHPTDLAVKPVMPGRKGDKAVETVPMLPFEALPAVDYIKLPREQMNAFNSQILQSLSGTFQVSEKQNIIKYLEMLSINSDAANIITNGPIMLLLIKMLRLSKTSVLRVQIASLMGLLIRYSTILDIELASSGIFNALSDGLRDKHDKLRRFCMATLGELLFYISTQSDQDTKEINAQESPLKDNRATASWQVPSSVIALVSSILRKGEDDLAQLYALRTIDNICSQGTDWTSRFASQDVISHLCYIYRATGKQENTRLIAGSCLARLARFSSSCIHLILERLAFKDIACTLIKGNSREQQISLNLLNSALVNSQIIPTMNRYIQSLTEEKQLVPGLISLIEQGTDVLRGKTLLFVALLCKNSRRWLPHFFCNAKLLSAVDRLGKEKEGFIHQCTEAFVQLVASLVPGILDTVSSDIQQVMGGKRHGAATALTGRAHPKSIIHLFPVILHLLGSVSFNHRVVTSHVLLQLANLMKILEAPFQARDDFQMTLLRVLEAATEEPSVILNEHKIFTSRILPSLSVLYKGNKDGDARFLCLKILSDVMIVIFSDSSLTSNEQTVSDLEKISQKYFLPMYPSFAEDEDPIPIYAQKLLVMLMEHDYVKVSDILNEATVSRCFEFLLGDLSNANVSNVKLCFALASAPDMDTDILSQLQVVRRIGNLLEFVTAKDMDDFLEPTLELCRAFIIRGISSDKIVALSKEPALLVDSAFSMSIAVDQQSCVMDICDFGGNMGIFLDLVGSSDPHISDLASDCLVLLLKAAPREATVGLLTNLPKLSVVLDLLKHGTCLRLTRLLYCLAFSCRQYLAQGMIVSISLSALMRVEALVSAFKGSHDGCLADAASYLGAELQRLPRCG